A section of the Nitrospirota bacterium genome encodes:
- a CDS encoding Crp/Fnr family transcriptional regulator, giving the protein MQSPNTASPAPLFPEGNHFQPDGFFASFFREAICSAYGWGPVQIFQAYTVLIQQDTPLDAVYYLDKGSVKLTWVDQAGHEVIAGLRHHLWIIGAPAVLLEKPYSFTVTTLTRSSMRCIAAGKFLYLVKTHPEFALHLMRMLSLEVFNQGKKLVIMECLPARDRLKNLLCRFIHDVHTQKQIKIDLPLKHKELAQVVGVTPEHLCRLLKELEREKLIKRTKDGLIFPNPEKLHEWAHL; this is encoded by the coding sequence ATGCAATCCCCAAATACTGCTTCACCCGCTCCTTTGTTTCCGGAAGGGAACCATTTCCAGCCCGATGGCTTTTTTGCATCCTTTTTCCGCGAAGCAATCTGCAGTGCCTATGGGTGGGGACCTGTACAGATATTTCAGGCATATACAGTACTCATACAGCAGGATACCCCCTTAGATGCGGTGTATTATCTTGACAAAGGCTCGGTCAAGCTGACATGGGTCGATCAGGCAGGACACGAAGTCATCGCCGGCCTCAGGCATCATCTCTGGATTATCGGTGCTCCGGCAGTGCTTCTTGAAAAACCATATTCATTTACCGTAACAACACTGACACGGAGCTCGATGAGGTGTATCGCAGCAGGGAAGTTCCTGTATCTGGTAAAAACGCATCCGGAATTTGCACTGCATCTGATGCGAATGCTCAGCCTTGAGGTTTTCAATCAGGGGAAAAAACTGGTCATCATGGAATGCCTCCCAGCGAGGGATCGCCTGAAAAATCTGCTTTGTCGGTTTATTCATGATGTGCATACACAGAAACAGATTAAAATTGATCTGCCGCTCAAGCATAAGGAACTTGCCCAGGTTGTCGGCGTTACCCCCGAGCATCTGTGCCGACTGTTAAAGGAACTGGAACGCGAAAAACTGATAAAAAGAACAAAAGACGGACTGATATTTCCGAATCCCGAAAAACTCCATGAGTGGGCCCATCTGTAA
- a CDS encoding septal ring lytic transglycosylase RlpA family protein, whose protein sequence is MNNRVLFSIYAVFFCGLLTGCMLVTVPYEVTKGAIKGSIWVVKGTYELTAGTTKLAYRIGEITFHVVRAPIEWALVNDSIETIDGLPVKEAIRLGRVKNSPYSVRGKTYYPMSLAEARDYSDSGIASWYGYETRQQAGGYMTANGEAFNPEGFTAAHRYLPLPYHVKVTNLENQRSVIVRVNDRGPFPDEQNPESGIRIIDLSMGAARKLGFYENGLARVRVEAIQLEEE, encoded by the coding sequence ATGAATAATCGCGTGCTGTTCAGTATATATGCAGTATTTTTTTGCGGGCTGCTGACAGGATGCATGCTCGTTACGGTACCCTATGAGGTCACGAAGGGCGCGATAAAAGGCAGCATTTGGGTGGTGAAAGGGACATACGAGCTTACAGCCGGGACAACAAAACTTGCTTACAGAATCGGAGAAATTACCTTTCATGTAGTGCGGGCTCCGATAGAATGGGCACTGGTGAACGACAGCATTGAGACGATAGACGGGTTACCGGTGAAAGAGGCGATTCGTTTGGGCAGGGTGAAAAACTCCCCTTATTCTGTCAGAGGAAAGACTTACTACCCGATGTCTTTGGCAGAAGCCCGTGACTACAGCGACTCAGGAATTGCCTCCTGGTACGGGTATGAGACCAGACAACAGGCAGGGGGATATATGACGGCCAACGGCGAGGCGTTTAATCCTGAAGGTTTCACCGCGGCTCACAGATATCTGCCGTTACCCTATCATGTTAAGGTTACAAACCTTGAAAACCAACGATCAGTGATCGTTCGGGTCAACGACCGGGGACCCTTCCCGGACGAACAGAATCCGGAATCAGGCATCAGAATCATTGATCTGAGCATGGGCGCAGCCAGAAAACTGGGTTTTTATGAAAACGGGTTAGCCAGGGTCAGGGTTGAAGCCATTCAACTGGAAGAGGAGTAA